One Methylocaldum marinum DNA window includes the following coding sequences:
- the amoA gene encoding bacterial ammonia monooxygenase, subunit AmoA — MSALQSAVRSHAEAVQVSRTIDYLGIFIFFFVVCGSYHIHAMLTMGDWDFWSDWKDRRLWVTVTPIVLVTFPAAIQAWAWERFRNPWGATIAVLALLFGEWVNRYFNFWGWTYFPINFVFPAVLVPGAILLDTFLMLSGSYLFTAIVGGMAWGLIFYPGNWPVIAPLHVPVEYNGMLMSVADIQGYNYVRTGTPEYIRMVEKGTLRTFGKDVAPVSAFFSAFMSILIYFMWHFVGRWFSTVRFLKQT, encoded by the coding sequence ATGAGCGCACTTCAATCTGCGGTTCGGTCTCATGCCGAAGCAGTGCAAGTCTCCAGGACTATTGACTACCTGGGGATCTTCATTTTCTTCTTTGTAGTGTGTGGTTCGTATCACATTCACGCCATGTTGACCATGGGTGACTGGGACTTCTGGTCGGATTGGAAAGACCGTCGACTGTGGGTGACGGTGACCCCGATTGTGTTGGTGACGTTCCCGGCGGCGATCCAGGCGTGGGCTTGGGAGCGGTTCCGCAATCCGTGGGGTGCGACCATTGCGGTTCTGGCGCTGCTGTTTGGTGAATGGGTCAACCGCTACTTCAACTTCTGGGGCTGGACCTACTTCCCCATCAACTTCGTATTCCCGGCGGTTCTGGTTCCGGGTGCGATTTTGCTCGACACCTTCCTGATGCTTTCGGGCAGCTACCTGTTCACGGCGATTGTGGGCGGTATGGCTTGGGGCCTGATTTTCTATCCGGGCAACTGGCCGGTCATTGCGCCGCTGCACGTACCGGTGGAATACAACGGCATGCTGATGTCGGTTGCGGACATTCAGGGTTACAACTATGTGCGTACCGGTACGCCGGAGTACATCCGCATGGTTGAAAAAGGCACTTTGAGAACGTTCGGTAAAGACGTTGCGCCGGTGTCGGCATTCTTCTCGGCCTTCATGTCGATCCTGATCTACTTCATGTGGCATTTCGTGGGTCGCTGGTTCTCGACGGTTCGGTTCTTGAAGCAGACCTAA
- the amoB gene encoding bacterial ammonia monooxygenase, subunit AmoB, with the protein MKLLKDRIAKWSMVGLLATFAATSFYAPNASAHGEKSQAAFMRMRTIHWYDLNWSKEKVKVNDTVEITGKFHVFEGWPETVAEPDTAFLNIGIPGPVFIRKESYIGGQLVPRSVRLEIGKTYEFRVVLKARRPGDWHVHTMMNVEGGGPIIGPGKWITIEGSMSEFKNPVTTLTGQTVDLETYNEGNTYFWHVFWYAIGIAWIVYWVRRPAFLPRYLMVEAGRADELVSGGDKKVAMGFAAATILIVIFAMSSANSKYPITIPLQAGTMRGIQPIEMAPPTIAVKVEDASYRVPGRAMRMKLTVTNSGDKPVRLGEFYTASVRFLDSDVYKDTSGYPEDLMADDGLEVSDNSPLQPGETRTIDVTASDAAWEVYRLSDIIYDPDSRFAGLLYFFDDAGSRQIVQIDAPLIPSFM; encoded by the coding sequence ATGAAACTACTGAAAGACAGGATCGCCAAGTGGTCCATGGTCGGTTTGCTGGCCACGTTTGCCGCGACCAGTTTCTATGCGCCGAATGCGTCGGCCCACGGTGAGAAATCGCAGGCGGCGTTCATGCGTATGCGTACCATTCACTGGTACGATCTGAACTGGTCGAAAGAGAAGGTGAAGGTCAATGACACGGTTGAAATCACCGGTAAATTCCATGTGTTCGAAGGTTGGCCGGAGACGGTGGCGGAGCCCGATACGGCGTTCCTGAACATCGGTATCCCGGGTCCGGTTTTCATCCGTAAGGAATCGTACATTGGTGGCCAGTTGGTGCCGCGTTCGGTTCGCCTGGAAATCGGCAAGACCTACGAGTTCCGCGTGGTGCTGAAGGCGCGTCGTCCGGGTGACTGGCACGTTCACACCATGATGAACGTGGAAGGCGGTGGTCCGATCATCGGTCCCGGCAAATGGATCACGATCGAAGGCTCGATGAGCGAGTTCAAGAACCCGGTGACCACGTTGACCGGTCAGACGGTTGACCTTGAGACCTATAACGAAGGCAACACCTACTTCTGGCACGTCTTCTGGTATGCGATCGGCATTGCCTGGATTGTGTACTGGGTACGTCGTCCGGCCTTCCTGCCGCGCTACCTGATGGTGGAAGCGGGCCGTGCGGACGAACTAGTCTCCGGCGGTGACAAGAAAGTGGCCATGGGCTTTGCGGCGGCGACGATCCTGATTGTGATCTTCGCGATGTCGAGCGCCAACAGCAAATACCCGATCACCATTCCGCTGCAGGCCGGTACGATGAGAGGCATTCAGCCGATCGAGATGGCGCCGCCGACGATTGCGGTGAAAGTGGAAGATGCGAGCTACCGTGTGCCGGGTCGTGCGATGCGGATGAAGCTGACCGTGACCAACAGTGGCGACAAGCCGGTACGGTTGGGTGAGTTCTACACGGCATCGGTTCGCTTCCTGGATAGCGACGTATACAAGGACACCAGCGGTTATCCGGAAGACCTGATGGCTGACGATGGGTTGGAAGTGAGCGACAACAGCCCGCTGCAGCCGGGTGAGACGCGGACGATTGACGTGACCGCCAGCGATGCGGCGTGGGAAGTCTATCGTCTGTCCGACATCATCTACGATCCGGACAGCCGTTTCGCCGGTCTGTTGTACTTCTTCGACGATGCGGGTAGCCGTCAGATCGTTCAGATCGACGCACCGCTGATCCCGTCCTTCATGTAA
- a CDS encoding phosphoketolase family protein: MASIIAENPLKLDELQKLDAYWRACNYLAVGMIYLKENPLLREPLRPEHIKKRLLGHWGSSPGLSFSYIHLNRLINKYDLDAIFIAGPGHGAPGVLGPVYLEGTYSEIYPNKNEDEEGMRLFFREFSFPGGIGSHCTPEMPGSIHEGGELGYSISHAFGAAFDNPDLLVAVVVGDGEAETAALAASWHSNKFLNPVRDGAVLPILHLNGYKINNPTVLARVSHDELTRLFEGYGWTPYFVEGGDPETMHQAMAATLEHCVLEIRRIQQEARSGSAVTRPRWPMIVLRSPKGWTGPKTVDGHKIEGFWRSHQVPLAGVARNPEHLAMLEEWMRSYEPEKLFDSDGRLVPELKALAPVGSRRMSANPHANGGLLRKALKMPDFREYAAEVPKPGASESENTRPLGRLLRDVLCLNPGNFRVFGPDETTSNKLDDMYEASKKMWLADYLPEDADGGELSPDGRVMEVLSEHTLEGWLEGYLLTGRHGFFSTYEAFVHVIDSMFNQFAKWLDIANDIPWRAPVSSLNLLITSTVWRQDHNGFTHQDPGFLDLVVNKSPDVTRIYLPPDVNTLLCVADHCLKSTYNVNVIVSDKQKHLQYLNMDAAIMHCIKGIGIWDWASNDQGYEPDVVMVGCGDIPTKEALAAVVLLREHFPALKIRFINVVDLFKLQPASEHPHGLNDRDFDSLFTLDRPIIFNFHGYPWLIHRLAYRRTNHKNLHVRGYKEKGNINTPLELAIENEIDRFSLAIDVINRVPGLLVAGAHVKEQLRDMQIECSRYAYEHGVDKPEFADWRWPQ, from the coding sequence ATGGCGTCAATCATCGCGGAAAACCCTCTCAAACTCGACGAGCTGCAAAAACTCGACGCCTACTGGCGAGCGTGCAATTACCTTGCAGTCGGGATGATTTATCTGAAGGAGAATCCTCTGCTGAGAGAGCCTCTGCGACCGGAACATATAAAAAAGCGCCTGCTTGGCCATTGGGGTTCTAGTCCCGGTCTGAGTTTCAGCTACATTCATTTGAATCGCTTGATCAACAAGTATGATCTCGACGCGATTTTCATCGCCGGCCCCGGTCATGGAGCGCCCGGAGTGCTCGGGCCGGTTTATCTGGAGGGCACCTACTCCGAAATCTATCCAAATAAGAACGAGGATGAAGAGGGAATGCGGCTGTTTTTCCGGGAGTTCTCGTTCCCGGGTGGCATCGGCAGCCACTGCACGCCGGAAATGCCGGGGTCGATCCATGAAGGCGGCGAGCTGGGCTACAGTATTTCCCATGCTTTCGGCGCGGCTTTCGATAATCCGGATCTGTTGGTCGCCGTAGTCGTAGGCGATGGCGAGGCGGAAACCGCCGCTCTCGCAGCTTCCTGGCATTCCAATAAATTTCTCAATCCGGTGCGGGACGGTGCCGTGCTGCCGATCCTCCATCTCAACGGATACAAGATCAATAATCCTACCGTACTGGCACGCGTTTCCCATGACGAATTGACTCGATTGTTCGAGGGCTACGGTTGGACCCCTTATTTCGTCGAAGGCGGTGATCCTGAAACCATGCATCAGGCAATGGCCGCGACCTTGGAGCATTGCGTTCTGGAAATTCGCCGGATTCAGCAGGAAGCTCGATCCGGCAGCGCGGTGACCCGCCCGCGGTGGCCCATGATCGTGCTGCGCAGCCCAAAAGGGTGGACCGGGCCGAAAACCGTGGACGGGCACAAAATAGAAGGTTTTTGGCGGTCGCACCAGGTGCCGCTTGCCGGAGTGGCTCGGAATCCGGAGCACCTCGCGATGCTCGAGGAATGGATGCGCAGTTACGAGCCGGAGAAACTGTTCGATTCCGACGGGCGGCTCGTTCCCGAGCTGAAAGCCTTGGCACCGGTTGGAAGCCGGCGCATGAGTGCCAATCCACATGCTAACGGAGGCTTGCTCCGAAAAGCTTTGAAGATGCCCGATTTTCGCGAATATGCGGCCGAGGTTCCCAAACCGGGTGCCTCGGAGTCGGAAAATACAAGGCCCCTGGGGCGGCTTCTGCGCGATGTTCTGTGCTTGAATCCCGGCAACTTCCGAGTATTCGGTCCCGATGAAACCACCTCTAACAAGCTGGATGATATGTATGAGGCCAGCAAGAAGATGTGGCTGGCGGACTACTTGCCCGAAGATGCCGACGGCGGCGAATTGTCGCCCGACGGGCGTGTCATGGAGGTACTGTCGGAGCATACCCTGGAGGGCTGGCTCGAAGGCTATCTGCTGACAGGGCGTCACGGTTTCTTTTCGACCTACGAGGCCTTCGTTCATGTTATCGACTCCATGTTTAACCAGTTTGCGAAATGGCTCGATATCGCCAATGACATTCCATGGCGCGCGCCCGTGTCGTCCTTGAACCTGCTGATTACCTCTACCGTTTGGAGGCAGGACCATAACGGCTTCACGCACCAGGACCCCGGCTTTCTCGATCTCGTGGTCAACAAGAGCCCGGACGTGACCCGAATTTATCTGCCGCCGGATGTCAATACGCTGCTGTGCGTGGCGGACCATTGCCTGAAAAGTACCTATAACGTCAATGTGATCGTTTCCGACAAGCAAAAACATTTGCAGTATCTGAACATGGATGCCGCGATAATGCATTGCATCAAGGGCATCGGGATTTGGGACTGGGCCAGCAACGATCAGGGCTACGAACCCGATGTCGTCATGGTGGGCTGCGGCGATATACCGACAAAAGAGGCGCTGGCGGCAGTCGTGCTCTTGCGGGAACATTTCCCGGCGTTGAAGATCCGCTTCATCAACGTGGTCGACTTGTTCAAGCTACAGCCTGCCAGCGAGCATCCGCACGGTCTGAACGACCGTGATTTCGACAGTCTTTTCACCCTGGACAGGCCGATAATTTTCAACTTCCACGGCTATCCCTGGCTGATCCATCGTCTGGCCTACCGAAGGACCAATCACAAGAATCTGCATGTGCGAGGCTATAAGGAGAAGGGAAACATCAATACCCCTCTGGAGCTGGCTATCGAGAATGAAATCGACCGATTCAGCCTGGCGATCGATGTGATCAATCGTGTCCCGGGGCTGCTGGTGGCGGGCGCCCACGTCAAGGAACAGCTCCGCGACATGCAGATCGAATGCAGCCGTTACGCGTACGAACACGGCGTGGACAAGCCGGAGTTTGCCGACTGGAGGTGGCCCCAGTAA
- the amoC gene encoding bacterial ammonia monooxygenase, subunit AmoC, whose amino-acid sequence MAATTVGGVEAQDKPLLDIKWLTFAFVLYTVFYMWVRWYEGVYGWSAGLDSFAPEFETYWMNFLYTEIVLEVVTASILWGYLWKTRDRNMAALAPREELRRNMTHLIWLFAYAWAIYWGASYFTEQDGTWHQTIVRDTDFTPSHIIEFYLSYPIYIITGGGAFLYAHTRLPHFGASKGLSLAYLILWTGPFMILPNVGLNEWGHTFWFMEELFVAPLHYGFVIFGWLALAIMGVLLQVFASFSNLMGKEICEAVDQGLIAK is encoded by the coding sequence ATGGCTGCAACGACTGTTGGTGGCGTAGAGGCGCAAGATAAGCCGCTGTTGGACATCAAATGGCTGACTTTTGCGTTTGTACTGTACACGGTATTTTACATGTGGGTACGGTGGTACGAAGGGGTTTACGGCTGGTCGGCCGGTCTGGACTCGTTCGCACCGGAATTCGAGACGTACTGGATGAACTTCCTGTACACGGAGATTGTGCTGGAAGTGGTTACGGCCTCGATTCTGTGGGGCTATCTGTGGAAGACCCGTGACCGCAACATGGCGGCCCTGGCTCCGCGGGAAGAACTGCGCCGGAACATGACGCACCTGATTTGGCTGTTTGCCTATGCATGGGCCATTTACTGGGGTGCGAGCTACTTCACCGAGCAGGACGGCACCTGGCACCAGACGATTGTTCGCGACACTGACTTCACGCCGTCGCACATCATCGAGTTCTACCTGAGCTATCCGATCTACATCATCACGGGTGGTGGCGCGTTCCTGTATGCGCATACCCGCCTGCCGCACTTCGGCGCTTCGAAGGGTTTGTCGCTGGCGTACCTGATTTTGTGGACCGGTCCGTTCATGATTCTGCCGAACGTTGGCCTGAACGAATGGGGTCACACCTTCTGGTTCATGGAAGAGTTGTTCGTAGCGCCCTTGCACTACGGCTTTGTGATCTTCGGCTGGCTGGCCTTGGCGATCATGGGCGTGTTGCTGCAGGTATTTGCGAGCTTCTCGAACCTGATGGGCAAGGAAATCTGTGAAGCGGTAGATCAAGGTCTGATCGCGAAATAA